The DNA window AGCGGGCAGCGGTAGGTGACCTCAGCCAGCAGCCACAGCGGCATGCCCTGCACGGGCCGGGCTGCGGGCTGCGACGTCGCAATTGCTTCAGTGCTCATGGCCCTGCTCCTCCCACTGGACCCACCCCTGGCTGCGGGCATCCACCAGAAATTCCACCACATCGTCGGCCACGTCGGCGTCCGGGAACCGGCGCGAGAGTTCGTCGATGAGGTCTGCAAGGGTTCGACCGTCACACAGCGCGAGAATTTCCCCCGCGGATTCATTCAACTGCACCATGCCTTCCGGGTAGAGCAGCACGCGGGCCTCCTGGGCAGGTTCCCACTGCAGGCGAACGCCGCGGGCCAGGGCGATGGGTGTGGAGCGATCCATTCAGTCTCCCTCCGGAACGGCGTGATAGGGCGGCATTCCGACCACGTAGGCCAGGTACATGGCATCAAGCATGGTCCACAGAACGTCCAGTTTGAAGCGCAGCACCTCCAGGGCGCGCTCCTGGCGCTCGCGGGTGTCGAACAGATCCAGGGTCAGCGCCAGGCCGTGCCGGACATCCTCGCGGGCCTGTCCGAGACGGTTCTCGAAATAGGCCAGCCCCGCGCGATCCACCCAGGGGTAGTGGCGCGGCCAGGTCTCCAGCCTGGAGCGGTGCGCATCGGGTGCGAACAGCTCGGTCAGTGAGGAGCACACCGCCTCCTGCCACGGCTGCTGCCGGGCGAAGTTGTGGTAGGCGTCCACGGCGAAGCGCACCCCGGGGAGGACTTCGTCCAGGGAGGTCATGCGCTCGCGGGAGACGCCCACGGCGTCACCCAGCGCCAGCCAGGCGGCAATGCCGCCCTCGTTCCGGTCATCGCCATCGTGGTCGATGATGCGCTGGATCCACCGGCGGCGGACGTCACGATCCGGACAGTTGGCGAGCACCGCCGCATCCTTGCGCGGGATGTTGATCTGGTAGTAGTAGCGGTTGATTACCCACCCCTGCATCTGCTCGCGGGTGAGCTCCCCGGCGGCCATCATCTTCTGGTAGGGGTGGTGGAAATGGTAGTACCGGCCCAGCGCGCGGAGCTGGCGCTCGAATTCTTCCCGGCTCCACGGTGCCTCAGAGCTCGATGACCATGCCGTCATGGGCAACCTCGATCCCCTCCTCGGCCAGTTGCGCCCGCTCGGCGGACGCGGGGTCGAGAATGGGGTTGGTGTTGTTGATGTGAATGAGAACGCGGCGCGCGCGGGGGTAGCGGCGCAGGCGTTCGATCATGCCGCCCGGCCCGGTCTGGGGCATATGGCCCATCTCCCTGGCGGTCTTGCGGCCACCCACGGTCCGCTGCATTTCGTCGTCGGTCCAGGTGGTGCCGTCCACCAGCAGGACGTCTGCGCTTGCCATCCAGGTCTCCAGGTGGGGCTCCATCTCCCCGAGTCCGGGCGCATAGAAGGCGGCGCGTCCGCTGCTCCGGTCCTCCAGGAAAAGCCCCAGGTTGTCGCCGGGCCGCGGGTCGGCCCGGTGGGGGGAGTAGGGCGGTGCCTTGCTGGTCAGCGCCACGGGCGTGAAGCGGATGCCGGGCACCTCGGCGGGCTCGACCGCCTGTCCATCCAGCGGCAGGTTGTGGACCTGCGTGCCGCAGTAGTGGGAGAGGATCTCGAGGATCGGAAAACCGGTCCGCAGATCCTCTTCGGCCCGTTCGCTGCAGTAGACCGGCAGTGGTGTTGCGCTCTCGCGCAGCATCAGCAGACCGGTGACGTGATCGATCTGGCTGTCCATCAGCGCGATCGCGGCAATGCCGGTATCCCGTGCACCGCGCCCGGGCTGGAGCTCCGGGGTGGCGAGTATCTGCGCGCGAATGTCGGGGGAGGCGTTGATCAGCAGCCAGCGCTGGCCATCGGCGCTGACCGCGATGGACGACTGGGTGCGGCTTTCGTCCGCCAGCCGGCCGGATCGTGCCTCACGGCATCGGGGGCAGTTGCAGTTCCACTGGGGGAATCCGCCGCCCGCGGCGGATCCAAGCACGCGAATGCGCATCGGTTGATTGATCCGGAAGAACCGGGGCCGGCGTGTGCCGGCCCCTGTCGAGTCACCGTGCGGTGACGTACAGGTTGATTTCGAACCCGAGTCGAATGTCGTTGTAAGCAGGCTTGGTCCACATACAGCTTTACCTCCCCGTGTAAAGAACGGCAGATGAAGGCGGGAGCAACATGCTCAGGCCCGGTCCCGCCAGCCGGTACTTGAGTATAGACAACACCGCGATTGTGCACAGGAAAACCC is part of the Aquisalimonas asiatica genome and encodes:
- the pqqD gene encoding pyrroloquinoline quinone biosynthesis peptide chaperone PqqD, translated to MDRSTPIALARGVRLQWEPAQEARVLLYPEGMVQLNESAGEILALCDGRTLADLIDELSRRFPDADVADDVVEFLVDARSQGWVQWEEQGHEH
- the pqqC gene encoding pyrroloquinoline-quinone synthase PqqC, which codes for MTAWSSSSEAPWSREEFERQLRALGRYYHFHHPYQKMMAAGELTREQMQGWVINRYYYQINIPRKDAAVLANCPDRDVRRRWIQRIIDHDGDDRNEGGIAAWLALGDAVGVSRERMTSLDEVLPGVRFAVDAYHNFARQQPWQEAVCSSLTELFAPDAHRSRLETWPRHYPWVDRAGLAYFENRLGQAREDVRHGLALTLDLFDTRERQERALEVLRFKLDVLWTMLDAMYLAYVVGMPPYHAVPEGD
- the pqqB gene encoding pyrroloquinoline quinone biosynthesis protein PqqB; this encodes MRIRVLGSAAGGGFPQWNCNCPRCREARSGRLADESRTQSSIAVSADGQRWLLINASPDIRAQILATPELQPGRGARDTGIAAIALMDSQIDHVTGLLMLRESATPLPVYCSERAEEDLRTGFPILEILSHYCGTQVHNLPLDGQAVEPAEVPGIRFTPVALTSKAPPYSPHRADPRPGDNLGLFLEDRSSGRAAFYAPGLGEMEPHLETWMASADVLLVDGTTWTDDEMQRTVGGRKTAREMGHMPQTGPGGMIERLRRYPRARRVLIHINNTNPILDPASAERAQLAEEGIEVAHDGMVIEL
- the pqqA gene encoding pyrroloquinoline quinone precursor peptide PqqA, translating into MWTKPAYNDIRLGFEINLYVTAR